A single window of Liolophura sinensis isolate JHLJ2023 chromosome 6, CUHK_Ljap_v2, whole genome shotgun sequence DNA harbors:
- the LOC135468479 gene encoding uncharacterized protein LOC135468479 has protein sequence MADAPVPDLPNGYLGAQPKFKEYGLSVMSHSDPVIRLQGNEVEVKIGYSDAVKTTASLIKASTEEESKDYVFTQSKGSVLTYMATLPSEGWWKLQIYALPAKDPGNQLIGVYNYIIDCPRIIKKAYPFPKQYAQWKDGCYIFEPMVLHKDVKGPSVRFRLSIPHAKAVAVVADQEWTHLKESGQKGLWEATVDLAKYYGKNTRVTVNANFGEDKTSYSTLLEYRV, from the coding sequence ATGGCCGACGCACCGGTCCCAGATCTGCCCAATGGTTACCTGGGGGCACAGCCCAAGTTTAAGGAGTATGGTCTGAGTGTCATGAGCCACTCCGATCCGGTCATTCGACTGCAAGGCAATGAGGTGGAAGTCAAAATCGGCTACTCAGATGCCGTGAAAACCACAGCGTCATTGATCAAGGCTTCAACGGAGGAGGAGAGCAAAGATTACGTTTTCACTCAGTCCAAAGGTTCTGTTCTGACCTATATGGCAACGCTTCCCAGCGAAGGCTGGTGGAAACTCCAGATATACGCTCTTCCTGCCAAGGACCCCGGAAACCAGCTGATCGGAGTATACAACTATATCATAGATTGTCCCCGAATCATCAAAAAGGCGTATCCGTTCCCTAAGCAGTATGCCCAGTGGAAGGACGGTTGCTACATTTTCGAACCGATGGTGCTTCACAAGGACGTTAAAGGACCAAGCGTTCGCTTCCGGCTATCTATCCCACACGCCAAGGCTGTGGCTGTAGTGGCTGACCAAGAGTGGACCCATCTGAAGGAGAGTGGACAGAAGGGGCTGTGGGAGGCAACAGTAGACTTGGCGAAGTACTACGGGAAAAACACGCGGGTTACAGTAAACGCAAACTTCGGCGAAGACAAAACGAGCTACTCAACTCTTCTTGAGTACCGTGTATAA
- the LOC135468770 gene encoding uncharacterized protein LOC135468770: protein MAGSNLMLPKMADGFLGPQAKFEAYGLRTMSHPEPVIVLPGNEVEVKMERTQPMKMMAKLVPYGIPKECVNHVLMSVDESGTIVSFKVTIPGTGWFKLNIFALPPSEAGPKLLGVYNYLINVENISIEGYPFPKQHAQWRDDGCYVWEPLILHAGFRVPGVHFKYRLPNAAKAAIRIGNTNDWIMLEPGSERDVWEGSGDLNGNYAKDTKVKLNVNYGGANWNTLLEYTI from the coding sequence ATGGCGGGATCAAATCTGATGCTGCCGAAAATGGCGGATGGATTCCTTGGACCTCAGGCAAAGTTTGAGGCGTACGGATTGAGGACGATGAGCCACCCAGAGCCTGTTATAGTGTTGCCTGGAAATGAGGTGGAGGTGAAAATGGAACGCACCCAGCCCATGAAAATGATGGCAAAGCTGGTTCCGTACGGGATTCCTAAAGAATGCGTGAACCACGTGCTGATGAGTGTGGACGAGTCGGGAACGATCGTCAGCTTTAAGGTAACTATCCCTGGCACTGGCTGGTTCAAGCTCAACATCTTCGCCCTACCACCTTCCGAAGCAGGTCCTAAACTACTGGGTGTTTACAACTACCTCATCAATGTCGAGAACATCTCCATCGAAGGTTACCCTTTCCCCAAGCAGCATGCGCAATGGAGGGACGACGGATGTTACGTGTGGGAACCATTGATATTACACGCCGGATTCCGTGTTCCGGGGGTGCACTTTAAATACCGACTTCCGAACGCTGCCAAAGCGGCTATTCGTATCGGAAATACCAATGACTGGATTATGTTAGAACCAGGCAGTGAACGAGATGTGTGGGAAGGTAGCGGAGATCTCAACGGAAActatgccaaagacaccaaagtTAAATTGAACGTTAATTACGGCGGAGCGAACTGGAACACACTGCTGGAATACACAATCTAG
- the LOC135467469 gene encoding uncharacterized protein LOC135467469, with protein sequence MPTIPPMPKLPLGFLGPQAKFKTFKLDIFSHTNSIIRLFNGNQVTIRIGYTYPTLMDFELQNADTGRDGSKYVYKEIDEDEQVVKFNITLPRKGSWKFMIFAQPVHDEAGGSGLENVYNYLLLCARISKKAKPYPRQSKEWREGFALRSPTDIGPDKAGTEVSFSLTIPNASGVSVVIDQEWTELERMSSQSNEWSGKVFLHKRYFGYGEKVSVNVRFQENCPSYATVLEYTI encoded by the coding sequence ATGCCAACGATTCCCCCTATGCCAAAGCTACCACTGGGGTTTCTCGGACCCCAGGCCAAGTTTAAAACTTTCAAACTAGACATATTTAGCCATACGAACTCAATTATCCGTCTTTTCAATGGGAATCAAGTGACAATACGAATAGGATACACCTATCCGACGCTAATGGATTTCGAATTGCAGAATGCTGATACGGGCAGAGATGGGTCGAAGTACGTTTACAAGGAAATTGACGAAGACGAACAAGTTGTGAAATTCAACATCACTTTACCCAGGAAAGGATCGTGGAAGTTCATGATTTTCGCTCAACCCGTGCATGACGAAGCCGGCGGATCAGGCCTGGAAAACGTTTACAATTACCTATTACTGTGTGCGAGAATCAGCAAAAAAGCCAAGCCCTACCCCAGACAATCTAAAGAATGGCGGGAAGGTTTTGCCTTACGCTCTCCTACGGACATCGGCCCGGATAAAGCAGGCACTGAGGTCAGTTTCAGCTTGACCATTCCTAACGCCTCGGGGGTGTCTGTGGTGATTGATCAAGAATGGACAGAACTTGAGAGAATGTCGTCACAAAGCAATGAGTGGTCCGGTAAAGTGTTTCTTCACAAACGATACTTCGGTTACGGTGAGAAGGTATCCGTTAATGTGAGGTTTCAAGAAAACTGCCCATCATATGCAACAGTGTTAGAATATACCATATAA
- the LOC135467470 gene encoding uncharacterized protein LOC135467470 translates to MRISSVGLLQQMYSSYAGERLNADSGARDDPVKTTFSLIEANTKEDRSECVFAQTNLEDNTISYHITIPAKGFWKFQIFALPQSDPSKSLAGVYNYLIHCVKVTKRAYPRPTQFKDWKDGCILKEPMVLHGDVSGPTVRFRVTIPDANKVAVVVEQQWTHLMKIDDEWSGNVVLRNHYGKNASVTLNALYGPEGGSYSTLLEYTI, encoded by the exons ATGAGGATCAGCAGTGTGGGGCTATTACAACAAATGTATTCAAGTTATGCAGGGGAGAGGTTAAATGCTGACAGTGGTGCTAGAGA CGATCCAGTAAAGACGACTTTTTCTCTTATCGAAGCGAACACCAAGGAAGATCGGTCCGAGTGTGTGTTTGCACAGACGAACTTGGAGGACAACACCATTAGCTATCATATCACCATTCCCGCCAAGGGATTCTGGAAGTTCCAGATCTTCGCACTTCCTCAGTCCGACCCTAGCAAGAGCCTGGCAGGAGTCTACAACTACTTGATCCACTGTGTGAAAGTCACCAAGCGCGCCTACCCACGCCCCACCCAGTTCAAGGACTGGAAAGACGGCTGCATCTTGAAGGAGCCGATGGTGTTACATGGTGACGTCAGCGGGCCGACCGTCCGCTTTCGTGTGACGATTCCCGACGCTAACAAagtggctgttgttgttgaacagcAGTGGACTCATTTAATGAAGATCGACGACGAATGGTCCGGGAATGTGGTACTGCGTAATCATTACGGAAAGAACGCCTCTGTGACGCTAAACGCTCTGTACGGTCCAGAGGGAGGCTCATACAGCACTCTTCTTGAATACACCATTTGA